TTTTTATTCACCGAAGATCCCCGCTATGCCGCCGCCGCCCGCGACATCCTGGTGCGTTTCGCCGAATGTTACCGCCAGTGGCCCTACCGCGACTACTGGGACACCTACGCCGACTGTGACCCCCTTTATGCCGCGTGGCACGACAAGGCCCTGCCCATTGAATGGAAGCGCCACCTCTCCGAAGAGGCCTACAAAGGCGACACGATGGAAAAAGCGGCCATGCTCCAGAATTACTGGGGCGCGGGCCGCATCCACCCGAGCACGGACAACATCAGCGGATTGACGGGCGTGGTTCAGGCCTATGACTTCACGCGCACGGCCCGGCATGCCGACGGAACACCCGTCTGGGACGATGCCTCGTGTCGCATCGTGGAGCGGGATCTGATTCTGGAATGGGCCATGGGGGCGGAGCCCTACATCGGCGGCCCAGGCAAGGCGGAGGAGGACAACAACAAGTCGCCCCGTATTTACAACGCCATGGCGGCCCTGGGCAAGTGCCTGGGCATTCCCGAATACGCGGACGTGGCCCTCCGCGGCTATGAACGGGTCCGCGATGGCTCGTTCTTATACGACGGCTTCAGTTCCGAGAGCCCGTCGTACACCGGCATGTATCTCGATCAGTTGCTCATCGTGCCGGAGACGCTCCACGGCTACGCCTGGCCGACCGGCTTCTCGGCACGCGGCGGCGTGGTGGACCTATATCAACAGGATCCCCGGTTGCGGCTCATGTACCGCTCGGTGCTGGACACCCTCCTGCCCGACGGCCGCTATCTGCCTCTGAGCGACACACGGTTACCGGCGAAGCCGTCCTCGGATATCGTGCAGATGGGCGCGCGCCGCTACCCCGAGTACTTTGGGGGCGTGCTCCCCCAGATTCACCCGAAAGCCTCCGGCGAGTATGCGGTGTTCAACCTCACCGACGAAATCCTTCGAGACGCCCGGCCCCTGCCCCTGGCGGAGATCTACCACCCCGCCTGGAAGACGGCGGTGCTCCGTCACGGTTCGGGACCGGATGGGGACACCCTGACCCTGGCTTTCAATCCGCCGGGCGGGCACCGGCACTTTGACAATCTGGCGTTGTTTTACGCCGATGGACCGCGAACGCTGGCGGGCGATCTGGGGTACCTCGGCGACATGCCCGTGAACAAATGGATCCGGAGCACGGCAAGCCACAATCTGGTGATCGTGGACGGCGCGGAGCAGGAGTTCAGCGGAAGGAAGACGGAATTCGGTTTCATGGCCACGTCCCCCCTGGCGTCGGTCGTTGAAGCGAGCTCCACAGCCTATCCCCAGTGCGCGGAATACCGGCGCAGGGTCGTGCTGGTGAAGCTGGAGAACAATCGGAGTTTCGCCATTGACCTGTTCAGCGTTGATGGGGGCGCCGAGCATCGCTACAGGGCCTACAGCGAGCTGGCGTCGAGCGATGCCGCCGAAGGGCGGTTGACATTCAGCGGCGTTGCGATGCCCGCGGAAACGCCCTTGCCCAGGATTGGCGAGAGCCTGGCCGAAGCGGATATCTTCGGCCTTCGTGATGTGAGAGCGGCCGCCCCCGAGGAGGACGCGTGGCAGGCAACCTGGCAGCAAGACAGCGGCGCCTGCCGATTGTGGTTAGACGCCCCCGACACAACGGTGGAGGCGTCCAACGGTCCCGGACAACGCACCCATGAAGAGGCGGGGCGCCGCGTTCGCTATGTGGATGCGGTGCGGCGCGGCGAAGCGCTCGAAAGCCGCTTTGCGGCGGTGCGCGAATCCCGCGCCGGCGATGACGACTTCTTGATTCAGTCGGTCGTCCGCGTACCCGTTGACGCGGGCCCCGATGCGATTGCGCTTCAGATCGAGACGACGGCGGGCACCTTCGCCGCGTTGAATAATTTCGACAGGCCGACCGAACTGGGTGGATTCACCTTTCAGGGGACCTTCGCGCTGCTTCACCGCCGTGTGGATGGCGGCATTGATGCCCTTACCGTGGGCGCGAAATTTCTGAAACTGGGCAGTGAGATCGTTGTCGATGGCGCGCCGATTTGGAAGTCGGCGGCGACCATGCAGTCGAGCGAAACCTTTACCATCGATGCTGAAGCGCCCGCGGGTTGGTCGTATGCGCCGGGCGAAGCGCGGGGCTACGCCCGAGTGAATGTCGCGGGCGACTGGACGGGCTTCCCCATCGAGCGCGTGTCGGAACGGACGGTCACGACGTCGCGCTTTCCCGCACAACCCATCGCGGCTATCGAGATACCGGCGGTCACCTATCTGCGAGGGGATTCTAAACCGTAGTGGCGGCGGATTCCGGGCGAGAACACGCATTCCCCGTATTCCAGCGGCCAGGCGGCTCTGGATCGGTCTTGGAGGAAATCCCATTTGGGTCTGGCACAGATAAACGATGACCTGATGCACCTGGCGGGTCGCCTTTCCCACCGGAGCGCGCAAAGCGATCAGGAGCGGAAGGCGGGCCTGTATATTGAAGCCCGGCTGGGCCAGTATACGCCGAATGTTTCGGTCGAATCTTTCCATGCGCCGGAAAACTACTTCCTGTTGTTTGCCTCCTACCTGGCGGAGTTCCTCTTTGTGGGCGTGATCGCCCTGGGGTGGCCCCCGGCGGCCTTCGGCTACGGCCTGGGGGTGTTTCTTCTCTATCTCTACGAGTTCTGCGGCTACCGGGGGCTCTCGCGCTTCCTGCCGCAGTATCCCTCGCAAAACATCATCGGGCGCTTCCTGGGCACCCGCCCCAAAGGTCTCATCATCGTCGCGGCCTACTACGACAGCGGCTCGGCCACGCCGCTCTCCGCACCGGGGATGGTGCCGTGGCTTCGGCCCCTGCACCTCGCATTGATGGCGGCCATGGCCCTTGTCATCGCCACTTGCGCGGCGGACGCCTTCTCCACCCACGATCCATCGGGGTTGAGCGTGGCCGCCATCCTCCGCTGGTTCGCCATTCTGCTCCTGCTGTGCGGCGCGCTGGGGCTCTACTGGAGCGCGTCCCAGGGAGAGGATATTCGGGGGGCGAATCACAACGCCTCCGGCGTCGCGGCGCTCCTGGGCCTCGCGGAGAAGCTCCACGCACAGCCCATCGAAGAGTTTGATGTCTGGATCGCGGCCACCGGATCGCATGAATCCTGGATGGCGGGCATGCGACACCTGCTTGCCGACCCCGGCCTGAATCGTGCGCAAACCTGGATCGTCAATCTGGAGGGCGTGGGTGCCGGGAGTCTCCACTATCTGGAGGAGGAGGGCTTCATGCACGCGCTGAGACCCGATCGGGAGTTGCTGCAACGCGCGGCGGCGCTGCGGGTGGGCCGGCCGGTCCGCGCGGGAAAACTGCGCGCGATACCCACCGCAGCCCATGTGCCCCTGATGCGCGGTATGAAGGCCATCACCCTGATGGGGCTGGATCGCGACGGACTGCCCCCCTGCTGGAACCAGGTTGCGGACCGCATCGGCGATGTGGACGAGACGGGCGTGGCGGAGACCATCGAATTCACCGATCTGCTGCTGCGCGGGCTGGCCGCGAACCGCGCCGCTACAAAGACGCAATAAATCGCGACGGCGGCTATTCCCCCTCGCCGACCGGCTTCGGCTCCCGAACGTCGAATTCTTCCGCGAGCTGGGCCTGCACAACCTCTAGAGCCGCCCGGTCCAGGCCGGTGATCCAGAGGTTGTCCGGCATTACCAGCGCATTGGGTCCTTCTTCGCAGCGGTCCATGCATCCCGATTTGCAGATGCGGACGTGGCGCTTGAGCCCGTTGCGGGCCACCCACTCCTTGAGTTCGGCGTGGAGCGCGACGCTGTCCCGGCCCGCGCAACAGACGCGCTCGCCGGGCTCCCGACTGTTGGTGCATACCAGTATGATTTTCTTGAACGGAAGGGGATGTGTATCCATCGGGCAAACCCTTTGGCCGGGCGGGGGGCGCGGCGGTGCTGCGTGGGCGGTTGTCTCCCCTATTATGCCCGATCACCGCGCCCGGGTCCCAGCGCCGAAATTGGATAGACCGGCCGGGGCGCGATGGGTATACTTGGGGCATGGCGGGTCGAAGAGAAAGCCGAATTTGGTGGATTGGGACAAAGGCCTGGTGCCTTGTGTTGGCCCTGGCCTGCCCCTGCCTCGAATCCGCGGCGGAGGACTGGGCGACCTCGATGGAGGGGGCGAAAGCCGCCCGCAACTGGTATTACTTCATCGCCGCTGTAAACGTCTATCCGGGTCTGGAATCGGAAGAATTGATCAACAAGACCCTTGAACCGGTGCTGCGCGCCTTATCCCCCGGCCACGAGGGGGTGTACACCGTCAGCGATCTCCGGGATGACCACGGGCTCTGGCCGCCCCACATCGGCGTGGGCAGAAATCTCAACGAAAAGTGGTCCGTGTTTCTGGAAGCGGGGTATACCGCGGGCAAAGTGCGGACTAAGAATGATCGGCGGAGCATCCTGCTTCTGCCACTCCATACCGATTTTGAGATTCACCGCAGTGCGGTCTTCGCCGGCGTCGGGCTGGACTATTTCCCCTGGGGCATGGCCGAGCAGCGGACCTACGACGGCCTGGGTGACCGCCTGTCCAACGTAAGACCGTTTCTGGGAACCCGCCTTACCTGGACTCATGCGACCTTTCGCGCGAAGGCAAAACTCGGGCTCGCGCCCCTGCCCAATTTCGTGAATCTGGAACTGGGCGATGCCTGGACCCTGCCGAGCGCGACCATCGTGGGTGGAGTGGATTTCCCCCTTTCACAAGACACGACGCTCACGGTGAACGCGGGCTATAACCACTTCTGGGATCGGGAGTTCGACTTCGAGGGCTATGCCTTTACGATCCAGTGGCGGCGCTACATCATCGGACCGCGATCCGGGGGCCGGACGACGGGGCCGCCGGGTGCGCGTTCCGGTGCGCCGTGAATTTTGCGGGCCCGGTTCCGGGGCGCATACTGACCTGCCGTTGCACCGGGGCGCGGTCGCCGCTTTAACACCGCCTTAACAATCCGATGCGATAATAGCGAGACACAACCCCGCAGAAGTACTTGATAAGGGCATTCCATGGCCAACGAAACCATACTCATCGTCGAAGACGAGGGCGATATCCTCGAATTGCTGCGCTACAACCTCAACCGCGAGGGCTACCGGGTACTTGAGGCCACCTCGGGAGAGACGGCGCTGGACATAATCCGCAAGGAAGCGCCGGATCTCGTCCTGCTGGACCTGATGCTCCCCAAGATCGGCGGGCTTGAAGTGTGTCGGCGCGTCCGGAGCGACGGGAGCCACCGCTCCGTGCCCATTATCATGCTGACGGCCAAGGGCGAAGAGGCGGACGTCGTGGCGGGCCTGGAACTGGGGGCCGATGACTATATGACCAAGCCCTTCAGCCCACGGGTATTGCTGGCCCGGGTGCGCGCCGTGCTCCGCCGCAACGCGATGGACATGCCGGGCGACGACGAGAGCCTCCACATCCACGAACTCGTGATTCACCCGGGGCGCCACGAAGTGCTCGTCGCCGGCGAGGCCATCACGCTTACCCGTACCGAATTTCAAGTCCTCCACTACCTTGCCCGACGCCCCGGATGGGTTTTCACGCGGTACCAGATTGTGGACGCAGTCCATGGGGACGACTATGCGGTGACCGAGCGCAGCGTGGACGTGCAGATCGTCGGTCTCCGCAAGAAACTGGGCGATGCGGGAAAATATATTGAAACGGTGCGGGGCGTGGGGTATCGTTTCAGTTCCTGATGCGGCCATTCCGTTGATGCGCCGCTTTCCCCGATGGCGGGGAAAGCCTCGGTTTGGTCGCGACACGCACACGAGCCAGGGGAGAGTAGCGAGAGAGTCTATGGCGCGCAAACGGTTCATGCTTCAAATACTCCCCGCATTCATGGCCATCACGTTCCTTTCGCTTATCTTGCTGGCCTTTGTGGCCACTCGGACGATTGAAACCATCGAAACCGAAAAAGCGGCACAGGATCTGGCGGCGCGGGCGATTTTGTTTCGCGCGGCCATCGAGGCGCAGCCGGAAACCGCCGGAAACGAGGCCATCCAGGCCCTGTGTGAGCGGCTCGGCGCCGAGTCGCGAACGCGCCTCACGGTGATCAACCCGGACGGCTCCGTATTGGCGGACTCGGACGAGTCCCCCGCCGATATGGACAATCACGCCACCCGGCCCGAGGTGGCCCAGGCGCTGAAGGGGCTGACCGGCGCGTCCACACGCTTCAGCTATACGGTCAATGAAAAGATGGTCTACGTGGCGATGCCGGTCGGGACCGCGCCCGATTCTCGTGTCATCCGCGCGTCGTTCCCGCTTACCTCAATTGACGCCACCATCGCGGCGATTTATCGCCGTATGGGCGGGGCCGTTCTGATTGTGACGCTTTGCGCCGCGCTTCTCAGTTGGGCCGTCTCCAGGCGGCTCGTGCGGCCCGTCATGGCCCTCAAAGCCGGGGCTGCGCGCTTCGCCTGCGGCGACTTCGCCAGCCCCCTCGCCATCCCGGACTCGGAAGAATTCGGTAGTCTGGCGGAGGCGTTGAACGAGATGGCGCGCCAGTGCGCCTTTCGCATCGAGGCAATGGAACAGCAGCGCAACGAGCAGGACGCCGTGTTTTCCAGCCTGATGGAAGGCGTTTTTGCCGTCGATTCGGAGTTGCGCATCATCAGCATGAATGAAGCGGCCAGCACCCTGCTCCGTGTCGACGCCAACGCGGTCAAGGGCCGCCCCATTCTGGAGGCCGTGCGAAACACCGCACTGCGCGACTTCGTCCAGGGAGCCCTGGTGAGCGATGCGCCGGTGGAAGCGGAATTGTCCGTCGGCCAGCGCGAACCGCTCCTGCTCAAGGCGCAGGGCGCCATGCTCCACGACGGGTCCGGTCGCACGCTGGGCGCGGTCGTTGTGCTGAACGATATCACCCGCCTCCGGCGCCTCGAAGAAGTGCGGCAGGACTTCGTGGCCAATGTCTCCCACGAGCTGAAGACTCCCATCACCTCCATTAAGGGCTTTGTGGAAACGCTGCTGGACGACCCGGACCCCGCCCCCGAGAATACGCGGCGCTTCCTTCAGATCGTCGAGAAACAGGCCAATCGCCTGGACGCCATTATCGAAGATCTCCTGTCCTTGTCTCGTCTGGAGCAGACCAAGGGCGCCGCGTCCTTGAAAATCGAACAGGCGCCGGTTCTGCCGGTAATCAATGCCGCCGTCGAACTCTGCCAGCATCAGGCCGACCTGCGTGAGATTCGTATTCAAATACAATGCCCTCAGGACCTGGCCGCCAACATCAATCCCCCGCTGCTGGAGCAGGGGCTGGTGAACTTGATCAACAACGCGGTGAAATACAGCGATGACGGCCAGGCGGTCCTGGTCCGGGCCGCCGAGAAGGATGGCGGGTTGGTAATCGACGTGATCGATGAAGGTACCGGCATTCACGCCAATGAGCTGGACCGGATATTCGAGCGCTTCTATCGGATCGACAAGGCCCGGAGCCGGGATCTGGGCGGCACGGGACTCGGACTCTCTATCGTCAAACATATCGCCCAGGCGCACTCGGGCAGCGTTTCGGTGATCAGCACACCGGGGGAAGGCAGCACGTTTACCCTCCGCTTTCCTCTGGAACGGTGATACGAACTCCACGCACCGACGGTGGTTCGCGGGTTGCGCC
The Candidatus Hydrogenedentota bacterium genome window above contains:
- a CDS encoding response regulator transcription factor yields the protein MANETILIVEDEGDILELLRYNLNREGYRVLEATSGETALDIIRKEAPDLVLLDLMLPKIGGLEVCRRVRSDGSHRSVPIIMLTAKGEEADVVAGLELGADDYMTKPFSPRVLLARVRAVLRRNAMDMPGDDESLHIHELVIHPGRHEVLVAGEAITLTRTEFQVLHYLARRPGWVFTRYQIVDAVHGDDYAVTERSVDVQIVGLRKKLGDAGKYIETVRGVGYRFSS
- a CDS encoding M28 family peptidase encodes the protein MGLAQINDDLMHLAGRLSHRSAQSDQERKAGLYIEARLGQYTPNVSVESFHAPENYFLLFASYLAEFLFVGVIALGWPPAAFGYGLGVFLLYLYEFCGYRGLSRFLPQYPSQNIIGRFLGTRPKGLIIVAAYYDSGSATPLSAPGMVPWLRPLHLALMAAMALVIATCAADAFSTHDPSGLSVAAILRWFAILLLLCGALGLYWSASQGEDIRGANHNASGVAALLGLAEKLHAQPIEEFDVWIAATGSHESWMAGMRHLLADPGLNRAQTWIVNLEGVGAGSLHYLEEEGFMHALRPDRELLQRAAALRVGRPVRAGKLRAIPTAAHVPLMRGMKAITLMGLDRDGLPPCWNQVADRIGDVDETGVAETIEFTDLLLRGLAANRAATKTQ
- a CDS encoding PAS domain-containing protein, with product MLQILPAFMAITFLSLILLAFVATRTIETIETEKAAQDLAARAILFRAAIEAQPETAGNEAIQALCERLGAESRTRLTVINPDGSVLADSDESPADMDNHATRPEVAQALKGLTGASTRFSYTVNEKMVYVAMPVGTAPDSRVIRASFPLTSIDATIAAIYRRMGGAVLIVTLCAALLSWAVSRRLVRPVMALKAGAARFACGDFASPLAIPDSEEFGSLAEALNEMARQCAFRIEAMEQQRNEQDAVFSSLMEGVFAVDSELRIISMNEAASTLLRVDANAVKGRPILEAVRNTALRDFVQGALVSDAPVEAELSVGQREPLLLKAQGAMLHDGSGRTLGAVVVLNDITRLRRLEEVRQDFVANVSHELKTPITSIKGFVETLLDDPDPAPENTRRFLQIVEKQANRLDAIIEDLLSLSRLEQTKGAASLKIEQAPVLPVINAAVELCQHQADLREIRIQIQCPQDLAANINPPLLEQGLVNLINNAVKYSDDGQAVLVRAAEKDGGLVIDVIDEGTGIHANELDRIFERFYRIDKARSRDLGGTGLGLSIVKHIAQAHSGSVSVISTPGEGSTFTLRFPLER
- a CDS encoding (2Fe-2S) ferredoxin domain-containing protein, encoding MDTHPLPFKKIILVCTNSREPGERVCCAGRDSVALHAELKEWVARNGLKRHVRICKSGCMDRCEEGPNALVMPDNLWITGLDRAALEVVQAQLAEEFDVREPKPVGEGE
- a CDS encoding heparinase II/III family protein, translating into MKYSLEVVALCCAATGLLQGAGAQEKSPEAYIHAVVRGAGLMPWQAPGLSEAERNFRAEIEARKDELLARAQALHPSYYDAATIAQAKENVANHDWAKKWLDGQIAFSDEVVAQPAGWIAAMIPKEAPAHAYGFTCPECVGVKSQEGVGDPLVAWNYRKPDEFSCAECGTVFPNEKYPETQVLQLPRTGHAVRYYLNPDEQANPEDRSGARAWHWVGYPMHNSFSGIIRERKIAFMRSAVQSLGLAFLFTEDPRYAAAARDILVRFAECYRQWPYRDYWDTYADCDPLYAAWHDKALPIEWKRHLSEEAYKGDTMEKAAMLQNYWGAGRIHPSTDNISGLTGVVQAYDFTRTARHADGTPVWDDASCRIVERDLILEWAMGAEPYIGGPGKAEEDNNKSPRIYNAMAALGKCLGIPEYADVALRGYERVRDGSFLYDGFSSESPSYTGMYLDQLLIVPETLHGYAWPTGFSARGGVVDLYQQDPRLRLMYRSVLDTLLPDGRYLPLSDTRLPAKPSSDIVQMGARRYPEYFGGVLPQIHPKASGEYAVFNLTDEILRDARPLPLAEIYHPAWKTAVLRHGSGPDGDTLTLAFNPPGGHRHFDNLALFYADGPRTLAGDLGYLGDMPVNKWIRSTASHNLVIVDGAEQEFSGRKTEFGFMATSPLASVVEASSTAYPQCAEYRRRVVLVKLENNRSFAIDLFSVDGGAEHRYRAYSELASSDAAEGRLTFSGVAMPAETPLPRIGESLAEADIFGLRDVRAAAPEEDAWQATWQQDSGACRLWLDAPDTTVEASNGPGQRTHEEAGRRVRYVDAVRRGEALESRFAAVRESRAGDDDFLIQSVVRVPVDAGPDAIALQIETTAGTFAALNNFDRPTELGGFTFQGTFALLHRRVDGGIDALTVGAKFLKLGSEIVVDGAPIWKSAATMQSSETFTIDAEAPAGWSYAPGEARGYARVNVAGDWTGFPIERVSERTVTTSRFPAQPIAAIEIPAVTYLRGDSKP